Proteins encoded within one genomic window of Episyrphus balteatus chromosome 1, idEpiBalt1.1, whole genome shotgun sequence:
- the LOC129907282 gene encoding uncharacterized protein LOC129907282 — protein MSNAISQSLPFARQSSQQRRSPGFILFQRQRQYFITRVYLLAIVFVGLTVLQWISILSNPEVVDFFRDKYYISLMSGVSALLLFTSFAIVFEIRYMEPYNWIVAYLIVELETLALVRAPLDSDLKNFGICFLATILINGVFRFIGVLIPWDLTQEIITLMVVSLIFYVAASIILILLILTELYYLRLFLLIGTIILLIVVSC, from the exons ATGAGTAATGCAATCAGTCAAAGTCTTCCCTTTGCTCGACAGAGTTCTCAACAACGAAGAAGTCCAGgctttatactttttcaaagacAGCGGCAATATTTTATCACAAGAGTTTATCTTCTGGCAATAGTTTTTGTAGGATTGACAGTTCTTCAATGGATTTCTATTCTGTCAAA TCCAGAAGTTGTGGATTTCTTCAGAGACAAATACTATATCTCATTGATGTCAGGAGTATCAGCTTTATTGCTTTTTACATCTTTTGCAATTGTTTTCGAAATACGATACATGGAACCGTATAATTGGATTGTTGCCTATTTAATAGTTGAACTTGAGACTTTGGCGCTAGTTCGTGCGCCTTTGGATTCGGATTTGaagaattttggaatttgttttcTTGCTACTATTCTTATCAATGGTGTATTTAGATTTATTGGCGTTCTAATTCCA tggGACTTAACTCAGGAAATAATAACCTTAATGGTTGTCAGTTTAATTTTCTATGTTGCTGcatcaattattttaattttacttattttgacGGAGTTGTACTATCTTAGGTTATTTCTGTTGATTGgaacaataattttgttaatagtGGTAAGTTGTTGA